Part of the Xiphophorus couchianus chromosome 8, X_couchianus-1.0, whole genome shotgun sequence genome is shown below.
GATTGTCTGTAAATGGTGTCTTTTCAGGGATGGTGGAGATGCTGAGGAAGATCAACCTGAGTAGAGCGGTTCGGACTATGCAAGAGCTTTTCCCAGAAGAGTACGACTTCTATCCGCGCTCCTGGATCCTGCCTGAAGAGTACCAGCAGTTTTCCACAGAGGTACTGTTGCAGCACCTCAtataagaaaaacatgcagggcCTCCCAAAGGTGTGCATACTGGTAATATGTAGTTATGCGTATGTGattaactgaaaaagaaaaacaaaaaacaatcgtTATATTTTTCAGCTGATACTTACTCAGTTCCAAGTCAGTTGTGGTATAAAAAGTTATCTGCGgaagttaaaaacagaaacaaaattgagattttatttttcggCATCACAGAGAATCCAAGCAAAAAGTCCAcatcaacaaaataaagtttttgcgAGCTGAAAATGAAAGTTCTGGAATCGCCAAGTCAAGATGATGACGATCATCAACTCCTTCCGAAGACTATTGATTGCTGAATCAATAGGTGCTTcagtaaagtttaaaatattcccACCTCTGCAGATAGGTTATTGCTCACTTTtagctttgtttctttgttttcatttgacttCTTACGGATAAAAACATGTCTCAATATGTGAAAGAAAAGGCTGTGAAGTGATTTATGATCTGGCATTTTAACAGAGTGTGTACACTACTAAGAGCCGCTGCTGTTTCCTTCTATCATCACTCTACCCTGCACTAGACATGATGTGGGGTATCTCTCTACATTGCCAACAGTTATCAGACCTTTATTTACAGTCTGTCTAACTAAATGCcagattaaaatcacacactACTCATATCCTATGCTATAAAATCCAACTACAGACACTGAGACACAGGGTGATATTCATATTTAGAATTACTCGTTTGTctttaggatgtttttttttctaattgttttcagatttataatCATTTGTAATAACATAAAAGCTTCATTTTCCTAGCCATTTGTAAGTAAACGTTTGGTAGAGAAGAAGGaaataacatgttttgtacagcagggggcgccacaATATCAACGTATACATTCAGATTCACTTCTCGTTCTTTAAATCTGCCTCCCTTCAGAGATCCAGAAACCTATTTACATCCATCTGTACTGCAGCAGCGTAGAATTACATAACATATCCTGGGATAATTAACACTGTGAAAAATGCTGTCGACTTTTCTGGGCTTGCATGTTAATTCAGAGAAACCTCTGGATGATTTTGGTGCAGATCAAGCCTCTCTGACTCTTCTCTATTATTAGTCCAGTGAGGAATGAGATTACACTAAGATTTGATTACAACGTCCTGGTTTAGCTTGGTCTACTGGATGAAGTAGCGTGTTTTCCTTGGATCGTATCCGTTGTGAACGGATACTGTCGTTTCTGCCCCCCTTGCTCCTCGGCTGCAGATTCGTATGGTGAAGGAGAGCGACGGCACGGAGAGCCCGACTTTCATCGTGAAGCCCGACGGGGGCTCCCAGGGGGATGGTATCTACCTCATCCAAGACACCGTCGATCTGAAGCTGGTGGTGGGCACACAGGCCAAACAAGCGGTGGTGCAAGAATACATCCACAAGCCGCTGCTCATCGACAAGCTCAAATTCGACATCCGCCTCTACGTGCTGATAAAGTCCATGCAGCCACTGGAAATCTACATCGCCAAAGAAGGTCTGACGCGCTTCTGCACCGAACCCTACCAGGTAGCGCTTACCTCGCTGATAATCCCGACAGGCTTGCTTTGAGATTGATTATATGGCATTgccgtttttcttttctcttttttctttgcaggaGCCAAGCCAGAAGAACCTGAGCCGCGTCTTCATGCACCTGACCAACTACTCGCTCAACGTTCAAAGCGGCAACTATGTCCACTCGGACAGCCAGAACACGGGCAGCAAGCGGACGCTCTCCAGTGTGCTCTACAGGCTGGCAGCCAAGGGCGTTGACATCAAGCGGGTCTGGTCGGACATCATCGCCCTCGTCATCAAGTCTGTCATCGCCGTGCTGCCGGACCTTAAAGTCCACTACCAAGCCGATATACCGCCTGCTAAGCCAGGGCCTACTTGTTTCCAGGTGGGTGTGACAGCGGAGCTGCAGGCCAGTGTGTTATTAACACGTTTGTTTGTCAGCCAATCAAAGTGCTCAGGTTTTCTAACGGAGCTAGTAGTATTTGATTTCCTGGTTTTCCAGCTCTGGATAAGTATGGAATAAGAAGAAAGAGATCGGaaacaatttttgtttcttcacttAATTTCATATTCTATTGTTGAGTACTTCCTTCCTTTCTCACATgctttcctccttccttcttcCCTTTTGTccttatatatatgtatattatatatttatatatatttcaccTCCGATTTCTTTTCTGATTGTATTTCTTCCTTATGCATTTCCTTCCTTATATGATTTGTTAAGAATCAGTCATAAAGTCTACCTTTATTAGGGGAGGAAGTGAAATTATCTTATGAATATGTATTTGTAAAATTCTTTTTGCAGTTGAATGGTTGCAGGGAatgttaaatattgatttttatcattttcttaacagttttttttaaaacccattaACAATTCTCTTTATTTGCtggttcagtgttttttttttttttcaatttcactAAAGTCATTCACATAAACTGTTTTCACTCCTGGTGGATCAGGTTgttaaaaatgccaaaaaaaaaaaaattctaatcaAATTGAAGTTTTTACAAACAGCCCTTCTGGGACAAATAAAGGTTTTAGAATCTTCTTGAATGTGTGTTTCTAATCGTTGTGGTCTGTTTATATGTCAGATATTAGGCTTCGACATTCTGCTGATGAAGAACCTGAAGCCGGTGTTATTAGAGGTCAACTCCAACCCCAGTATGAGAATAGAACATGAGCAGGAAGTAAGACACTGGttcccatcatcatcatcactctACCATCACCatcccccaccaccaccacctcttgTATTAAGTGCATGTCTGTCTCAGGTGGCTCCAGGAGTTTTCGAGTACGTTCCCAGTCCAGTAGATGAGCAGGTGAAAGTGGGGGTGATTAGGGACACGCTGCGCCTCATGGATCCCTTCAACAAGAAATTGACAGCGTAAGCGCCGCACACCTCAGCGTAAACACCCTGTTTGAAGTTGGATGTTGTCTCAGCCCCCTCCCACGCTTCCCCACCACCACTCTCTGCTAGCATGTCCGCTTTAAGAAAACGATATCTCACTCTGCCCACCCGCTCCTCCGTGCCGGGTCCCGCACCACTCAGCGGCTCTCTCTAAGCTTGTTAAAcggaaaaaattaaatcaactgaGGCATGGAGGAAACTCACATATCACTGTGCCAATGTAGTGGCTCAATCTCTACTCAACTGGCCCTGCGTGGTGCTTGGAAATAGATCTCCTTCTCAATTAGGGAGTGCCCCCCCCAGCCCATCATTCCATATTTCAATATGAAAAGCAGATTTATTCTTTCTGTCTGCTTTCAACTTATTTCCTCATCCTTTTCTGTTATTCTCATTCTGTTCCTTCTACTTTAAATTTTAACTACCTTATCTTTAAATTAGCCtcaatatttgatattttctttgcatCCAAGAGCAGTGTCTACTTGTGGATAATGCTCCCTTAACTTCTTGTTGAACTAATTTCTATCTCCACTCTGTTAAACATTCTTTAATCGCTTGATCTAACGCCCATTATATGTTATAGGTTGGCTCGGTCTTCTGGGCCTCAGAGGGAGAATGTGTAAAGCTTTACCTTTTCAATCTTTAGACTGAACATctagtttttaaagaaaagggaAGTCATAAGGATCTTACAAAGTTTAAGttgatattttcttatttgtaatGATTCTagttgtcaaataaaattaacactaaaaacacaaaggaatcTTGTGTTCAAAAGAGAATGGGATGGTAGGAAAAATGTCAAACGTGCTCatggaaagcaaaaatatatctttGGAAATAACTGCTTATCATCATGACTGTAATATTTATGAaccattaatatttaaatatgtctcTGCTTCCTTTCTGCGTGTGCTTTAAATCGGCATGATCCAAACGTATACACACATGATCTAATCGCTTTAGAAACACCAGAGAAGCAGCAATCATTGGAACTGCTGCTAAAGTGACATAcaaaatgtagcttcaaactGTTAGTTTTAATGGAGATTataacaaatattgttatattGAGATATactttctttttgcaaaaaattgAGAATAAACTTACAGATTCTAACAATAGTGAACATACTTATGGCACACAATATTATTTCGCTGTTCtacttttaatagaaaaaaaaaagtattagaaGTTGCTGACTCAGGTTTTGAATTGTCACTTGACTGTGTTTTTTTGCAAGCTGAAGTATTTTCAAACAGATATATTTGTCTTGAAATATATAGACAATGGAAATTGGTTAAAGCCTCCTTTCAGCCACTTACATGTCAGCAGGTAGGGAAGCAGTTGTGCTGCTTTACTCTTTGTTTTATGTGGCTTAAGAAAACTCCATCTTGAATTTAAAGATGGCATGATGtaatttatatatgttttttttttgcttgatatACCTATATACTGATCCATAACCAGTTTACAGATTACCTTAAGAGTTTTGGGCTTTTGGAAAGAAATCAAGGAGTCAGACGAAGGcagaagaaaacacacagagttgATGCAAGCTGTGGAAATTCAAGCctcgtgtttgtttttaattcccTGTTGCCGACCTCAAGATGAGGTCGAGTCAGTCGAAACAATTTAGCGTTGACCGAGAGTCGTTTAAACAAGCCCTCCTCAGGAAAGTGTCTGAATAATATttactagagatgcaccaatcaatcGGCCTGAAATCTGATTTGGCAGATTTTTCCCTTGATTGGTTCAGATCCAAGATCAGGAGGCGAAATACTGATCTTTGCccaagttttgttatttttatttgtttattcctCAAGACTTtaccacatttttgtttttcgtaggtgtcttttctttaaaaaccaCATAAGTTAAAAACATATCCCTCAAAGCATGCGTGGGGATAATCCTGCAACTCCTTTACTTTTTGTTGGATCCATATCTACATCCTCTTTTCAAAGAGCTTTTTCCCTCCTATATGCGTTAAACtacttttgataaaaaatatttctgcaaattcAGTTCATGAATGTATCGATCAAGttaatgttcatgttttttaattctCTACTAGGTCAAAAAAAAAGCCATCGCCGTCCAAAGATTCACACCTAATTATTCAGATCAGAATTTTTAGTCAAGCAACTTTAAATGATATTGGGTAAAAAGTTTAATCTAATGGAGCGGAGGAGTTGGGAGGAAAGGGTGATATGATTTCAATATTAGAACAATGATATAAATCAACCATTTAGAAGTAAGAGGAGAAATTGACTTTTAGATTAGAAACTTGTTGAGCAGTCTGATAAAAAGTGACAGTAATGTGAAATTAGACTTCTCTGATTGAGAGGTTCAAACCTCCTTATGATTAGAAAGGAAATAACTGAATGGCTTTATTAAGAATTTCAATTCatgtaaaaagagagaaaagatatagactagaaatattttaaaacccacttcagactttaataaaaactttaataataaaaaaaaaaaaaaaaacacttcagactAATTGGGTATTTCACAAGCGGCCTATAGACGcgatgtcaaaaaaaacaacaacacacacttACATTGAGGAATAACACCCATGTCAGTGGAATGGATGAAACTCAGTCATTTAGAAGAGGTTTATTCAAAGTTTACGCATGTTGGGATTTTACTTCTCAAGATGAAGGGGAAGCCTGACGCAGCATGCACAAAAGTCAGTGATTTTATAAAACCactgttttataaaaaagaaaatcaagccCAAATAATGGAACAAAAGGGGGCAGGGGGAAGAAGTGCCACTTTGAAGGGAGAAGAGATAAACAAGGAATTATATACGCGAGTTTGTGACAGTATCAGTGACTCTCAGATATGTAGTGTATGCACCCAGCTCATTAATCCTGAGTATTCTGTCTTTGGAAGTGATTTATGAGCCATCATAAAGGTGAAAAGCTTATATTCACAGGCATGAGGCGCTAAAATATCCCATTATAAAGGTATTATCTGCATAAGGGGAAATGAGGCAAACTAAATACAGAGCatagttataaaaatatttttttttttcttttattggctTTGAGAAGGTATTCATACACTTTGTACTTAGGCACAggttaaaaccaaaaacatcaaatttaatgttttggggATCTTATGTGCCTTGCTATAgatgtttatttgaatttaagcCTTGATTTGACTGGGCCATCCTGACACTTGGTTATATTTTGTTACAAAGTGTTCTATTGTAGCTTGTTGTCATGTTAGAACTAGTTTAACACTCAAAACTTAATAATGTCTTTAATGTTTTGCCAGTTTCTAGCTTTCcttccttcatttcttttctctctctttgctgCAGTATGTGGAAATTCTCCCAGTTTGTCTGTGCCTGTGCAAGGTTTGTCTTTTTTAGCGGAGTCTGAACTGCTAAATCTGTGTGTGGGTGGCCTCCCTCTCTATCCCCCTGGGACAATTGATTCTATCAAACTTTAAGAAATGCTGCCTTGGTGTCACCCATGCCGGTATCAAGAAGAACCGTAAACTTAGACTTTGCGAAGGCACAAGCAGGCTGGGACGGGACTGATGGGATGCCAGTTAGACTGGGTTTCAACCCACGTGTCTCGTAAGAAGTGGAGGCGAGCAAAAAATGTTGTGCTTACTGTAGGAACTTGGGAAAAGGAAAGACACATTGGAGGATAGACTTAAAACAAAGAAGTTcaatttaatgagaaaaaagaggCAACATAAAGAAGTTAGAGTAGTGAGACAACTGCTtatcttttgattttgttgctATGTaaatcctgtttgttttgttttgcttgacAGCAAaggtcaaataataataaaggttACAAGTACAGATGTCCTTGTTTGATCCTGTTCAGCTCAGGTTTCCATTCAAGACATAAAGTCCCTGATTAAACTTGACTCCTGATACCCGCTATTGTTGTAGAGTCAGTGATTATATATCAGCCGTGACCTCTGCGAGCAGCGCGGCCACAACTTTAATGGTCCAGTGTGTAAAAATGACCGTCTGTTTTCATGTGCAGGGCTTGCAAATCTGAATTATAGACTGTGCACATTaatttgttgtggttttttttcccacctgatAATCTTAACATTGGCATTTAAAGTGTGTGGGGTGGACGGGGGGAACAACTGTTGACAGCTGCAGTTTAATGGCTTTCTGTCATGATCTGCTCTGTGTGCAGTGCACAGATAGTGCTTATGTGTGTGTAAGGCAGAAAGAAGCTGAAACATTGAAATTACGCTGCTTAAAGTAAGCACTTAATTTAGGAAGCAGGAAAGCTTATTTTTCTGTATGACTTGTCTAAACTATATTAACTAGAATTGCATTAAAGTCTAAATTATAATGTAATCGAGTCTACATGCTACGATTAGCCTAGCAATTCAGTACAAAccttagaaaacaaaaacagctctATACcccaaaacagcagaaaaaactcATCTAAAATGTAGCTAACACactctttaacattttatctgatttttttatatatatgttaaaGGCCATCACAATGGGACTTTTTGATTCGTTCTTGaaatttaagagaaaataaagcaatatttcaGAGTCTTCAAAGAGTTTGGTAAAGTCTCCATGATGTCATTTGACTTGATTGGAGGCAAACGGGTGGATTTATTTAATGACAACACCTCAACCACACTGCTTTGTTGTTTGCCCTTATGGAATAATCAAAAGCCGACATATCAAGAAACCAATTTTGAGCTTTTACAAGTCTGGTGTGTCCTGCCATTGTTGCATTACTTTGGTGTGGGGTGCTTAAAAGAAAGCAATTCAAATCCATCTCTGCTTTCTGTCTGACTGATGATCACCTGatagactttttctttttttgaatgACTCACGCAGACTATTGAGTACAAATACATGCCCTGTTATTAGCATACATGTCTGGACAGTCAATCTTAATTAACATTGCATGAAATGAATATTAAACCTCCACCCaccctgtttgtttttgttgtggtaTCTACATCAGGACTCCTCAACCAAGAGGAGGCGGGTCTGATCCTGTGGAGGTGATCCCAGCGCACGGCGATTCTCAAGGCAGAAGTCCAGATAACGCGGATAATCTGCCTCCGCTGTGCTTGAAGCAGGTCTACCCGAAGTACACCAAACAGTTCAACCATCTGCGGCTGGTGGAGCGAATCGCCGCTCTCTTCATACGCTTCCTCGGGGTGAAGGGCAACATGCGCCTCGGCCCCACTGCCTTCCGAACCTTCATCAGGTGCACATGTTGTGTTTGATCCTGATATCATCTCTGCCACGTAAGCTGCACATCTACAGTAAAGCAAGCCTTCGTTTTATTGCAGTAAGACGGAAAGGATTAAGACGGATGCTGATTGCCTGGATAAAAATCCTCTCTGCTTACCCAGATTTAGCATATGTAAGCAGCACAGAGTCGGCATGCTGacttaataaagtaaaagaaacagGTGCATTCACAGATTCCATCTGAAGTAATGAGAGTCTCATCTGAGCTGTGGTTTAGAGATTCCTTTTCAAAGCGCTGAGACTAGAGAggcttttattaatttagattCTGCAGCAAAACACTGTCTCACCttattttagccttttttttaaggACAGAACATTCTTTGCTGGGAGTTCAGGAAATAGTCTAACTTTAATTACACTATAAATACTTTCAAAGACTTCAtatgtttatgttaaaatgagAGTGTGAAAAATGGGTACCATAAGCATGATGTAATAATATCATCTCTGTTGAAGGTAAAGCTTGTTTTTCATGCAGAATTCCCTGGAGGAAATAATGCATCATATTTTACGGTATTAGagcaaatgcagtttttaaattcaatttgcaGGATTACAATGCCGTCTGGAATAGACTTAAAGTACGGAACGGAGTTTGGGAAAATAATTCCATCTGCAGACTTTATCCCACCATCCATTTCTATGcccgtcatccatccgtccttCCATGGTTCGATATTTAAAGTGTGACCCCTCCATCAACATCTGCCAAAAGAATTATGGTATATTTTCATCTATGAActtaaaatttgaacaaaaataagctTAGAGCTGGGAATTTGAATctggggggggaaaaagtaTGGCATTTGTAGCTCGTTGGAACCCCATTTGCATAATATTATCATTATTGCATGTAATAAAAAACGAAGAAAGAAACTAAGCATATAGATTTTAAGTAATTAAGGCcctgcaacaaaaagaaagaaataaacacatcaCTTTCCCTGTGAACCATTACAGGTCTGCAGAATGTCCGATTTCTCATTAAAAGTAATGTctttctcaaaaacaaacatcgtCCTTTTCTATGCTTTCGTACTGCTTTACACTAAATTcttattctttttctctttctgctgctgcataAACACAGAATCAGTTCTTGCTGTATTGTTGGGATTCTGTCACagaacaccacacacacacacgcagtctCATTATTATCTTATATATAAAGGTGAATATTTCATCTTGTTCAGTAGCAAAGCTCATAAAAAGATGCGGCAGCCATCTTCACTGTTCCTGTCACCATTTGGGTTAACAAGTAGCTGCACTGTGTTGGGCTAATATTGTACACTTTAGAAGCAGCGTCATAGCCTGATGCTGCTGTGGTCCTCACCCTTTAGGTAAACATTGCTTACTTTGTCGCTCTATCTCTGGAATACCACACCGACTTTCTGACCTGACAGCTCTGGGTTAGTGAAATATACTTTGGTCTGCACTTGCCTATGAAAGTGACCTTATCTAAGTGACCAAAATTGATGGAGGCGAGATCCATCGATTTTGTCTACCTCTGCAAAGGTCCTAAAACCAGCcaatttcctcttttgtttaaCTGTAAGACAGAGCTAACTGACCACTACTTGGCAGATCAGGCTTTTGAAAGATCGGCGATCAGCCCAAAAACTGCAGTCGGTGCACCTTTAACACACACTTATGTCTTAGGGCTGCTTTCAGAGCTAATCAATAATATAAGATACTAAAgcaagtttaaaatgtcaactacGTAAACATTTTGTCTGCCCATCTCATCGCTTCTGCTGCTATGAAATATTAGCTCCTTATGACATCGGATTTGGCTGCAATCAGTTGCCGCTGCTCTAAGTTTTACTAAAATGGAGATCACAAAACTCTTGATCAGATGTACACTTGAgtaaccaaaacatttaattgcatcttaagagaaaataaaacaaattttggtTCTCTTATTAGGTTGTATTTAATTTAGATGTTAATATTCCTTTATATTTCTAGGACTTGTAAACTGAGCAACAGCAACCTCACCATGGCTTCAGTGGACATCTTGTATATTGACATCACACGTCGATGGTCCTTCGCCCTGGCCGACTCCCGAGAAGCAGGTAACGaatactcaaaagaaaaaaaaaacaggtccTCACACGGTGTTCTTGGAGAACAGAGAACTGAACATCCTGGAGGCTCTGAGCAAATAATGGGCTCCCCCATAATTGCGTGTCATTCTCCGTCAGACTCCCTTCTCCCATAATTGAAATGAGGCGAGATCACAGCATGACAGCGCAGAGACCGACCCGACATGAATTATTCAGGCATCCCACCTCGCAATGTCTGCGACATAGAGTAGATTGTTGGAAATCGCATTGACCAGCATGAAGAGGTCCACTGGGGAGAGTGTAGGCTGAATTTCAGATGAGCTTTCAGTAGGACTGGAATCGGTCGGCTGTTGCGTCTGGGCTCGCTTAGTCAGGTGTATTTATGGGGAACCGataagatgatttttaaaagacgTTATGAGTAGAAAATGGTGCAACAGACCTAGTGAGGTATGAATCCTgctcagttttattgttttcttatctGTTGTTCTCGGGTTTGAGTCACTATGACCTCTTAATCTGAGTAATAAGGTCCACAGAAAGTCTAGTAGGAAGGCTACTTATTACTTAAGGAGAAAAACCCACTTTTAGCAGAAATCTATGATGTAATTTGTTCTAAAGCTGGACTTGTACACTACTAATGAAACTTTCCTTCTCCTTTCAGCCACAGCTCTAAAGAAACTGTCAGCGGAAAGGTTATTACCTTCAGCTTTTCTAAGCTGAAAGGTGAAAATTGCTTGggctcttttttcttttttttttttaggatgtaAAGCTGGTTCCATTCAGATCACACCAAGTTATGAACATTTCATTCGGTCCAAaattagaaaaaggaaaaggtcAAATTACAAAGAAATGGACAAACAATTGGGGATCATCTTAACCtggatgcattttatttaatctttttgctatccaattattaaaaaaataatcaacagatcagctttacactgtattgatgttagGTCAAACAAAAAAGGcggagcttttcacatgttgatgtttgaattattacttttttagctgcagatgaatcCTTATATACAAATAATCAAGTGCACACAATGCTGATACAGACGTTGATGCTGATATATTGTACATCccatggaaaaataaataaatcttagcGAGGGGGTTTTGTCCACTTTAAacaattttacttatttttcatctttaccCTGGGTACCTAAAGGTTTAAGGTGCCGTGTGCGCATGCCTTAAAAAGTCGCCGCACTTGTAAATCGGCATTTCCTTTTCCCATACAGGGATGGGACTGCAGGCATTCGTGGAAGCCTTTTTCAACCTGGCGGGGCGGCGGTTCAAATCCCTCGCACTGAGGGAGCAGGTAGTGTCCCTGCTGGACCTGTGCGAGTCTCACCTGGGGCCGCAGTCCGGCGCCGAGGACAGACGCTCGCTGAGCTGCAGCAGGGCGCTGCCGCGAGGCGGCAGGACCCAGGCGCTCTACCTCCCCCACCCTCGGCCCATCTCTCCGGCCGCGCACCGGAGGGCCACGAGCCAGGACTGCCGGCCGCATCAAAGACCAAAGCCTCGCACGCTCAGGGCAAACGTGGAGAACTGATGAGAGGGAACCGGCTGTTCAAAACCCACTGCATCGCCTTGAACCCTCTCCACAGGAGCGAGCGGGGAGGGGGAAGATTAAGGGTCCATTTCTCCTCCGCAGAATATGAGAAGGGCTAGTCGACCCCTGCTGGCTGGCTTGTCGACGCATTGCTCTATGcctgattgcttttttttttttcccatttgagGAGGAAGATGGCCTCAGGGGGGGGACTGAAATGGTAATGGAGGCTGGTGGattccttcctctcctccttgTGGGATCACACGTTAACGATGTGGTCCTGTCAGGAGGATGTGGCTGCTTTTTATGTACCGTTTGATTCTAAAGGGCAGCTACTTGCTTCCCTTCCCTTCTGACTACGTctccaataaaacctttataggttttttttatttgaatgtttttttcccccccagggATCAAAGTAGATATTTTTATGTACATTAATTCACACAGATCACACTTAAACAAGTGAGTGTAAGGCAGCGTTCTGTGTATTATACACTTGCATCATGATATTTAAAATTGatacttctttttgttttccagtaaTTCAATTTAACTCTCAAATATTATGTACCTAACAATAACCCAAAACGAAGcttgtcagaaaataaattgcattgaACTAGCTGCAGCTAAACATTTGCTGTACAGTACATGTATTCAATTATTTCATGATTCCGTTTGCATCAGTAACCCCAACCTCTCTGAGCTTTGCTTAACAAAATCCCTGTTGCGTTAGCACTTTTTCCTCCCACTGAACTTTCCGTGTTAATATACTTAGAGAGAGCCAGACCCTTTTTGTCAGAAGTGTCACCAAAAATCACCAAGTTCAAAGTGTTGTGggccacaaaaacagaaaaactaaagcCAAAATGTGCTGTTTATATGTTCAAACATTGATTGGACTTATGAATCATTCGAAACACAAAATGAGTCTAGGAATTTTGCCTTGTTACACGAGAGGCATACATAATagatattttgagttttaatctATTTTCAGCAACAGGAGTGTGTCATGGCTCACTTTTtcttcaaagaagaaaaaaaacaactcttgcTGTGTTAAGCTAAGGTTATAAAATGAGTCACCCGGGTCTGCTTTTGAGTCACTGGATGTTTCTGGtcctgtttatttaaaaaataataataataaagtgaaaaaattagattaataaaagatgaatactATATggttatacatttttttactataagattttaatttctcaGTGACAGGTTTTTGCCACAAATCCTTCCAAATGCTACAAATTAATAATCACGGGATTAAtgtagaatttgttttttcattctctctgtctgtccgtctgtctatccgtctatccatcca
Proteins encoded:
- the ttll11 gene encoding tubulin polyglutamylase TTLL11 produces the protein MGDHYGDVKVQLGQMKSLGEDAEKEEVDPEEEMPVSSPSASPDSTGRITTGPGTDALSTNICKQKGKRGSKNPCGKPLQGFPAHAVKNFNSPICDQTLHIKGTGTILQGKTAESNGNYVHESSNTQETRCKDEFKLPRKRRPVTVDTSKAKTSLEALKLSIKELQWKQFHTGRRAACDIYWHGVSFHDNENIVSGQVNKFPGMVEMLRKINLSRAVRTMQELFPEEYDFYPRSWILPEEYQQFSTEIRMVKESDGTESPTFIVKPDGGSQGDGIYLIQDTVDLKLVVGTQAKQAVVQEYIHKPLLIDKLKFDIRLYVLIKSMQPLEIYIAKEGLTRFCTEPYQEPSQKNLSRVFMHLTNYSLNVQSGNYVHSDSQNTGSKRTLSSVLYRLAAKGVDIKRVWSDIIALVIKSVIAVLPDLKVHYQADIPPAKPGPTCFQILGFDILLMKNLKPVLLEVNSNPSMRIEHEQEVAPGVFEYVPSPVDEQVKVGVIRDTLRLMDPFNKKLTATPQPRGGGSDPVEVIPAHGDSQGRSPDNADNLPPLCLKQVYPKYTKQFNHLRLVERIAALFIRFLGVKGNMRLGPTAFRTFIRTCKLSNSNLTMASVDILYIDITRRWSFALADSREAGMGLQAFVEAFFNLAGRRFKSLALREQVVSLLDLCESHLGPQSGAEDRRSLSCSRALPRGGRTQALYLPHPRPISPAAHRRATSQDCRPHQRPKPRTLRANVEN